In Dehalococcoidia bacterium, the genomic window AGGAGGGCTGACCGCCAAGAGGGTACAAACTTCACGGCCTCAGCAGGGCATCCACGAACCGCTCTGCATCGAAGAAGGCCAAGTCCTCCGGGCCTTCCCCTGTGCCCAAGAACAGTATGGGGAGCCCCATCTCATGGACAATGGCGAACGCGACCCCGCCCTTGGCTCCCCCGTCCAGCTTGGCCAGGAAAACGCCTGTGACCCCCACAGCCTCAGTGAAGACCCGGGCCTGCTGAATGGAGTTCTGACCGATGGTGGCGTCCAGCACCAAGAGCACCTCATGGGGGGCTCCCGGCAGGCGGCGCGCCACCACCCGCTGGACCTTGCGCAACTCCTCCATGAGGTGTGCCTTGGTGTGCAGGCGACCGGCGGTGTCCACCAGGACTAGGTCGGCATGGCGGGCTACGGCAGCGCTGATGGCATCGTATACCACTGCCGCGGGGTCAGCCCCCTCCCGTTGGGCCACCACATCGGCCCCTACCATCTCCCCCCAGCGGCGCAGCTGCTCGATAGCGGCTGCCCGGAAGGTATCGGCGGCGGCCAACACCACCTTCATCCCCTCTGATGTGTAGAGATGGGCCAGCTTCCCGATGCTGGTGGTCTTGCCTGCGCCGTTGACGCCCACCACCAGCACCACAGCCGGCCGAGGCCACGGCCCCTCCCTTCCCCATAGCTGGCCACGGGGCGATACTTTTTGCAACAGGGCTACCATCTCCTGCCGCAAGAGGTGGAGGAGCTCCTTCTG contains:
- the ftsY gene encoding signal recognition particle-docking protein FtsY, with translation MHRLLQGEKGRDKALEPTRRTWFGRLAALFQRSWDDALRQEAEELLLGADVGVQATALLLDRLEARWRGEKQKELLHLLRQEMVALLQKVSPRGQLWGREGPWPRPAVVLVVGVNGAGKTTSIGKLAHLYTSEGMKVVLAAADTFRAAAIEQLRRWGEMVGADVVAQREGADPAAVVYDAISAAVARHADLVLVDTAGRLHTKAHLMEELRKVQRVVARRLPGAPHEVLLVLDATIGQNSIQQARVFTEAVGVTGVFLAKLDGGAKGGVAFAIVHEMGLPILFLGTGEGPEDLAFFDAERFVDALLRP